Genomic segment of Malus domestica chromosome 15, GDT2T_hap1:
GACTGCGCAGTTCTTCCCTTTGTGTTGAAGGATGACATAAACATAGGCTTCTTTCCCAGTCTCGGTGTCTCCAAGAATTCGGATCACAGAAACTCCGTTTCTATTTGTCACGCGATTCCCCTTTTGGCAGTAAATCAGGCCTCCTCCACCGGAAATTGAACCATCGCATGCCTACAACAGGAGCAACGGCCATCAAAATCTATGAGACAGCAATATTGTTACTCGAATATAACCCGAGCTAACATTATTCATACATGTTATAGACAAAGGAGATAAACACACTGCTAcgaaataaaaaatgataagACTTCAAAAAACGAAGATGATTTACCAGTGGAACTTCTTGAGAAGAACTTTAGCACTTCATCGATGATAATAACCTAAAATCAGATCACGAATGAGAGCTTGAATGAGTATTGACAATGAGCAGTCGGAAGAGGGAATCAAAACATAGGACACTCTGAAAGGTAAATTGCATACGGGAAATGAAAGGTATAGCACAACAGTCCAGTCAGCCCAAGATAATGGCGTAACCTACAGCACAAAATATTACGGGACCATCAGTAATGTTCGTTTACAAAAAAACGATAAAAGTAACTGTCAAACacaagagaaggaagaagactACTTACAGAGAAAAGAATAGAGAGCGGATGGACGTATAATATTAGTACGTGAAGGATCATCGTTAGAATAATTGAACCAACAAGCCACAAGTTACTCCATGGAGGGATAACACTGGAAACGAGAGAAAGTCAGTGCTAACACCAGTCTAGTCTCCAACCAAAATGTAAAAATGAAATAACTTAATCATTCAAAGTAAATTGTAATGTTAATATCTACGTATATGCTTACACAAGAGACTGATTTTCGCTGAGATTATTCAAGGCATTGAACATTTCAACCACCACAAGCACAGTCATGGATACAGTTGATGGATGGCGATCATCAAATATACTGCATGGATAAGTTGTCTCCCTCGTTGAGCATGAGTCAAAATTCATCTGGAATGAAATAACTAAAAAAGTGAGACCCCAGTTTATACATAACGGAGGATATTATAAGCGTCTAGTCTACAGACATTTCTATGTAGGTAGTAATTAAACGTATGTCATACAAACTGTAGAAACCAGTAAACAACCGGACAATGACTTTAGAAACTACAGAATTTCAGAGCCTGTATGATCTTACCAATTCAGAATATGGCAGTTGAGGACCACTATCAGAGTAAACAAACCACCATATAAATCCCGCAACCGTGGCAACCCCAACATAAGCTGCAATTCATACACCTTCATTTGATTTGCATggagaaaataaacaaacacaTTTACCGTAACGTAAACTTAAATTCACGCCACAAAAAAATCCTAACAAATAGGATCAATCATGTTATATACAGTAAATGGCTTCGTGTTATGTCTTAAGTTTTTTTACTAATTGTCAGAAGACTCAGAACTGATTTTCTCTATTGATTCATAATTGAAAGGAGTGTAACCAGTAGGGACCAAAAGGCCATTATATAAGTGATACCAATTCATTTGTTCAAAATATAAGCTTATGAAAGAGATTAAATTGCTGACTATTGTAAGGCTTAACATTGCTTCATACcgaaaaaataatgtaaaagaGATGCACTACAGGGCTTTACAGCTTTTAATTATAGCTACTAGGTAAACCAAACCAGTACATGCTGATGCGGCATCAATTTCACTGGGAGCCATATCTAACATGATTTATGCATACCTCCGATTACCAAATAACGAAAAAACAGCCATCCAGAAACAACTGCTTCATTGACCTACACACAGATAAAAGTTAAAGTGACGTTATGCGAAAGCTAGAACTTCTCTCAACAACAGAAGGACTTGTTTTATGATGGTACGATAATAACATTAATGGATGAAACATACATATGacctaatgaaaaaaataaaagtccAAATTTGTCCTTGATATTATTATTGATCTCCCCagcggaaaaaaaaaacacaaactcaATACCATTTCTCATTCAGCCACTTTTAGGCAACTAGTATTAAAGACGGataagaggaggaagagaaaagaaaaaaaccagaATACTGATAGCAGATTTAATTTATGCAATACCTTCCGAGGTTTAACCTTCATCACATCAGAATCTTGCTTATTAAAACCAATAGCGGTGGCAGGCAATCCATCAGTAACTAAGTTGACCCAGAGCAGCTGGACCTGGAAAAAGTTTTCATAAAGTATTGAGGACATGAAAATAAAAGACGCAGAAGACATTACAGTTCTCAAATAGAAAGGGTTGGAAAATGAAATATCACAATTCGTACATAAAAGGACTTACAGGGGCTAGAGTATCAGGTATGCCAAGTACAGCTGCCACAAATATAcaaactacttcaccaatattTGAAGAAATCATATATCTGATGAATTGCTTTGTGTTATTGTATATAGCCCTTCCCTCTGCAACAGCCTGCCAAGAATTAACCAATAATTAAGTTGAATGGCAGAGAAATACTTTTGAATGTAAGGTAAAAGTCCTCATTGCTGACAAGTAGTAAAAATAGAATACTTGCGAAAATAATATgagaaagaaaatggagaaagagAGGCACACCGCAACAATAGTAGCGAAATTGTCGTCGGCCAAAACCATATCTGAAGCACTCTGATAAAGACAGAAATAGCAGTGGTAAGAAGAGTAAAGTAATACTACAAAATGATAATGAAACCAAGAATAGCTCTAGGGACCAAAAGTATAGAAGTTGGGTTCACAGTGACATAAGTGAAAACGGTATGTATCCCATTCTACCTTGGCAACAGCTGTTCCTGAACCCATGGCAATTCCAATATCTGCCTTTTTAAGTGCAGGTGCATCGTTAACACCATCACCAGTCATTGCCACCTAACAAGCACACTAGAGCTTCAGGAAAGTAAAGAAGAGTATGGCAGTAAGCATGAAAAAGTATGATAGTAAGATGACTAAGCATGAAAAGGTCTAAACAAATGTAAAAGTttctttgtttacaaattttgaGGGAGCAAAACATCATTCCTAGGCTAAAATGAAGCTATTGCATCTATATAATGATTCAGCAACCAGAGATAAAGCTATAGAGGGTGTACCACTTCGTTTTGGTGTCGCAAGGCTTCAACCAGCATCCTTTTATGAGAAGGTTCAACCCTAACCAATCAGAGGaggaacaaaaaaaatgaacaattaCTAAAGAAATAGAAAGagaaaatttgtttaaaaaactGATTAAAAAAGATGGAACAAATGGTAAATATCTAATCTTCCACAGAAAATGAACATACAGCGTGGATGCAACCAGTATACCTAGTGAATAGTGCCATGCGTTGCAATGCCAGAGTTTTCTGCAATGCTGGTAATTCTTCAAACTCAGTCGCAGTGTAGGAGTATCCAGCAAGATCTTCTAAGTGATCAAAAGCCCCTATCTTGCGGCAAAGTGATTCAGCTGTTGACTGAAATCATGCCAAAATCAGCCGGAGTGTTCTAACCATATGTGTCCTACACCCATGCATAAAAGGACAGACCTACCTTGTTATCCCCAGTTACAACTATAACACGTATGCCAGCAGTCATGCATGAAAGCATCGCGTTTCTCACTTCTTCTCTTGGTGGATCAAGCATTCCAACCTTCAAAAGAAACAAAGCAAGGAAAATGTATACAACGTAAATAATTGAGCTAATGGGCATGAAGAGACAAAGTTCATGTCttgcaaaataaaaataaaatcacgTATTTGGcacagcaaccaaacaaacttgactttctattttgaaaagaAAGCATACCAACCCAATGAATGTTAGATCATTCTCATCATTATGGGTGAGACTCTGTAGACCCATGGGCATCCGCTTAAAGGCCAGGGCCAAGCATCTTAGTGTTTCCCTCCCTGCAAAACTgaccaaaaaatatatattacaaCGATAAGCACGTAagcctagagagagagagagagagagagagagagagagagagagagagagagagagtataacGATGAAGAAAATATTCCTAACCTACGGAACCTTGATTCCAGCTCAGCTCGAATACTAGTTGTTAGTGGTATAGCTGAACCATCATCATTGCACAGAATACTTGTGCATCTAGAAATAATACTCTCCGGAGCACCTTTTGAAAACATAATTTGCAACTGGTTTCGGCTGCAAAGGACACTCATCATCTTCCGATCACGAGTAAAATCTGCAACAGAAATCTGCAAGTAATATATTAAACCAATAAGCAAAACCAAAAAATTACTGCAACAAAAATGGCAAGTTAGAATTAGAGTTTTTTTGCCAGAGcatttctttttgtctttttcaaGTAGATAGTTCCACTGTTACTGCTTATGATATAAAActtgaagaacaaaaaaatagaTGCATAAGCATAAACACCAACCGATGATTTTGCAGCCAGAAGTCAAGACACAGTCAAGTAGTTATAGCAGACAACATGAGAATCAAATAAAAATATGCAGAAGTACACAAGAAGACAAACTAACAAGTAGAATAACAAATTAGTCCGAGTTGTTTGGTAAGGAGGTAAAAAAGCATAAAACATCATAATTCTTCAGCAGGTTTATTTTTTGTAGAAACATATAAGAAGATGGTacatatttcatatcataaaacTATAATATAAagtagaaaaaataaattatataaaagCTTCAGACTAAAAACTACAATACTGAATTTTTGGAAGCCATACAATATACCTACTAATAAGCTATATATGATTCTCTTGATCTATTAGTTTAACAATTTAATCTCTTTCTATATTTGGGGCGTGATGTGAGGGTGGAGGGATCAGAAAACAAACCTTTTTAAAATGGTCCTCCCAGTAGTGGTTACAGTAAGATGCACGTTCATGCTTGCTCAGCATATTCAGAGAAGAAGGCATTGAATCAAAGCCAGGAAGACCAATCTGGCAGTGAAAGAAATTAGGTTAAGAACATAAAAGTGCATACCTTGAATAACTGCATGACCAACAAAATAGagaaagaaggggaagaaaataAGAATCGAAAACTTCAGTTATTAGCAAATTTTCAGACTTTTAGAAAAGAGTATTAGTACATAAATGAACCTTCTCTGCAAGAACACGGAGGGCTACTTCAGTTGACTCGCCAATTTTTTCATAGTTGCCCTTATCAGGATTATATTGCAGGATAGACTCATTGCATAGTGCTGAACACATTGCTATGTGAAGAAGACAAGGCGTCTGAGCTGGAAGTTCAAGCTGAAAAATAGATAACACTTCAAATCAGTGCAGAACTATAAAGGAACCTGAATGAAGCATTAAAAAACTTATGCCAGGTAGGGGGTTGGCCATGATATTATCCTGTAGTTTGTcgttatataatatatacactTGCAAGCAAATCATTTACACTAGAATATGAAACA
This window contains:
- the LOC103455877 gene encoding calcium-transporting ATPase 3, endoplasmic reticulum-type; translation: MEDAYARSVTEVLDFFGVDPKKGLNDSQVAQHARLYGKNVLPEEKRASFWKLVLKQFDDLLVKILIVAALVSFILALINGDTGLTAFLEPSVILMILAANAAVGVITETNAEKALEELRAYQADIATVLRNGCFSILPATELVPGDVVEVAVGGKIPADMRMIEMLSNQLRVDQAILTGESCSVEKELESTTATNAVYQDKTSILFSGTVVVAGRARAVVVGVGTHTAMGGIHDSMLRTEDEATPLKKKLDEFGTFLAKVIAGICVLVWIVNIGHFHDPAHGGFLRGAIHYFKIAVALAVAAIPEGLPAVVTTCLALGTKRMARLNAIVRSLPSVETLGCTTVICSDKTGTLTTNMMSVSKVCVLHTVQHAPVISEYSVSGTTYAPEGIIFDSTGHQLELPAQTPCLLHIAMCSALCNESILQYNPDKGNYEKIGESTEVALRVLAEKIGLPGFDSMPSSLNMLSKHERASYCNHYWEDHFKKISVADFTRDRKMMSVLCSRNQLQIMFSKGAPESIISRCTSILCNDDGSAIPLTTSIRAELESRFRSFAGRETLRCLALAFKRMPMGLQSLTHNDENDLTFIGLVGMLDPPREEVRNAMLSCMTAGIRVIVVTGDNKSTAESLCRKIGAFDHLEDLAGYSYTATEFEELPALQKTLALQRMALFTRVEPSHKRMLVEALRHQNEVVAMTGDGVNDAPALKKADIGIAMGSGTAVAKSASDMVLADDNFATIVAAVAEGRAIYNNTKQFIRYMISSNIGEVVCIFVAAVLGIPDTLAPVQLLWVNLVTDGLPATAIGFNKQDSDVMKVKPRKVNEAVVSGWLFFRYLVIGAYVGVATVAGFIWWFVYSDSGPQLPYSELMNFDSCSTRETTYPCSIFDDRHPSTVSMTVLVVVEMFNALNNLSENQSLVVIPPWSNLWLVGSIILTMILHVLILYVHPLSILFSVTPLSWADWTVVLYLSFPVIIIDEVLKFFSRSSTGMRWFNFRWRRPDLLPKGESRDK